In the Paenibacillus sp. FSL H7-0357 genome, one interval contains:
- the metH gene encoding methionine synthase translates to MGTMIQQVPLTGEDFGGDELDGCNEMLVLTRPEVIQTIHEQYLEAGADLIETNTFGATSVVLAEYDIPQRAREINLEAARLARNAVEKIETPDHPRYVIGAMGPTTKTLSVTGGVTFQELVDSYEEQAIALIDGKVDALLLETSQDTLNVKAGSIGIRNAFEKAGITLPVMISGTIEPMGTTLAGQNIEAFYISLEHLKPISIGLNCATGPEFMRDHIRSLSAISSAAVSCYPNAGLPDENGNYHESPDSLARKLAGFAEKGWLNIAGGCCGTTPDHIRAMAETLAAYPPRQLEGSHPPALSGIEPVYVESDNRPYMVGERTNVLGSRKFKRLIVEGKYEEASEIARAQVKSGAQVIDVCVQDPDRDEIEDIKLFLELVVKKVKVPLMIDTTDPKVIDLALQYCQGKAIINSINLEDGEEKFELVTPLIHKYGAAIVVGTIDESGQAIKAEDKLEVAKRSYDLLVNKYGLAAEDLIFDTLVFPVGTGDEQYIGSAKETIDGIRMIKEALPSVHTILGISNVSFGLPEAGREVLNSVFLYECTKAGLDYAIVNTEKVERYASIPEEERHLAEQLIYNTNDETLSAFVAAFREKKVEKKEKISNLSLEERLASYVVEGTKEGLIPDLNEALTKSGPLEIINGPLMAGMSEVGRLFNNNELIVAEVLQSAEVMKASVGHLEQFMQKDETSVKGKIMLATVKGDVHDIGKNLVEIILSNNGYQIVNLGIKVPPENIIEAFRREKADAIGLSGLLVKSAQQMVLTAQDLRSAGIDVPIMVGGAALTRKFTKNRIRPEYDGLVLYAKDAMDGLDIANRLMNPLERAKIEEEVRLEAEAAVAVAPQQELPVLTRAVRSKISADAPVFIPPDVERHVLRGYPLGHIIPYVNMQMLLGHHLGLRGSVEAQLAAGDARTVELKETVDDILHHAMLEGTIKPHAMYQFFPAQSQGNDILIYNPQNTAEVLHTFTFPRQNVEPFLCLADFLKPVESGIMDYVGFLVVTAGHGVRELSTELKEKGDYLRSHALQAVALEVAEGLAERVHHMMRDTWGFPDPADMTMKQRHGARYQGIRVSFGYPACPDLEDQGPLFKLLMPEDIGVHLTEGFMMEPEASVSAMVFAHPEAQYFNVEKL, encoded by the coding sequence ATGGGCACGATGATTCAACAGGTGCCACTTACCGGTGAAGATTTTGGCGGGGATGAGCTGGATGGCTGTAATGAGATGCTTGTGCTCACCCGTCCGGAGGTTATACAGACTATTCATGAACAATATCTTGAAGCAGGCGCAGATCTGATCGAGACGAATACCTTCGGCGCAACCTCGGTTGTGCTTGCCGAATACGATATCCCTCAGCGGGCCCGGGAGATTAACCTGGAAGCTGCGAGGCTGGCCAGAAATGCTGTTGAAAAGATTGAAACGCCCGATCACCCGCGTTACGTAATCGGGGCGATGGGTCCGACAACAAAAACGCTTTCGGTCACCGGAGGCGTAACATTCCAGGAGCTGGTGGATAGCTACGAGGAGCAGGCTATAGCGCTGATTGACGGCAAAGTGGATGCCCTGCTGCTGGAAACTTCCCAGGATACTTTGAATGTGAAAGCCGGAAGCATCGGCATCCGCAACGCCTTTGAGAAGGCAGGCATCACTTTGCCAGTCATGATCTCGGGTACTATCGAACCGATGGGCACGACGCTCGCTGGACAGAATATTGAGGCGTTCTATATCTCGCTGGAGCATCTGAAGCCGATCTCCATCGGGCTGAACTGTGCAACCGGACCCGAGTTTATGCGCGATCATATCCGGTCGCTCTCGGCAATTTCTTCGGCAGCAGTTAGCTGCTATCCCAATGCCGGGTTACCGGATGAGAACGGGAACTATCATGAGTCACCGGATTCGCTTGCCCGCAAGCTGGCAGGTTTTGCCGAGAAGGGCTGGCTGAATATTGCCGGCGGGTGCTGCGGAACGACACCGGATCATATCCGGGCGATGGCAGAGACACTAGCGGCTTATCCGCCGCGCCAGCTGGAGGGAAGTCATCCGCCGGCATTGTCAGGCATTGAGCCTGTTTACGTTGAGAGTGACAACCGTCCTTATATGGTAGGTGAGCGTACGAATGTACTCGGCTCGCGGAAATTCAAGCGGCTGATCGTGGAAGGGAAATACGAGGAAGCCTCGGAGATTGCCCGGGCACAGGTCAAGAGTGGAGCTCAGGTCATTGACGTCTGCGTACAGGATCCGGACCGCGATGAGATCGAGGACATCAAGCTGTTTCTGGAGCTGGTAGTCAAAAAGGTGAAGGTTCCATTGATGATCGATACAACCGATCCCAAGGTTATTGATCTGGCGCTGCAATATTGCCAGGGTAAAGCGATTATTAACTCCATTAACCTTGAAGATGGTGAAGAAAAATTCGAACTGGTTACACCGCTGATTCATAAATACGGGGCTGCGATTGTCGTAGGCACGATTGATGAATCCGGACAGGCCATTAAAGCGGAAGACAAGCTGGAGGTTGCCAAACGCTCCTATGATCTGCTGGTGAACAAATATGGGCTGGCGGCTGAGGACCTGATATTTGATACACTCGTGTTCCCTGTTGGTACAGGGGATGAGCAGTATATCGGCTCTGCTAAGGAGACCATCGACGGTATCCGCATGATTAAGGAAGCCCTGCCTTCCGTGCATACGATACTGGGGATCAGTAACGTTTCCTTTGGACTGCCGGAAGCGGGCCGCGAGGTGCTGAACTCGGTCTTCCTGTATGAATGCACGAAGGCCGGACTGGACTATGCCATCGTGAACACGGAGAAGGTAGAGCGTTATGCTTCCATCCCGGAAGAAGAGCGCCATCTGGCTGAGCAGCTGATTTACAATACGAATGATGAGACTCTGTCTGCCTTCGTTGCTGCGTTCCGTGAGAAAAAGGTTGAGAAGAAAGAGAAGATCTCCAATCTTTCGCTGGAAGAACGGCTCGCTTCCTATGTGGTTGAAGGAACGAAGGAAGGGCTGATACCTGATCTTAACGAAGCGCTGACCAAAAGTGGTCCGCTGGAAATCATCAACGGGCCGCTTATGGCTGGAATGTCCGAGGTGGGCCGGTTATTTAACAACAATGAGCTGATTGTCGCTGAAGTGCTGCAAAGCGCTGAAGTAATGAAGGCCTCTGTCGGCCATCTGGAGCAGTTTATGCAGAAGGACGAGACATCGGTGAAAGGCAAGATTATGCTAGCCACCGTCAAAGGGGATGTCCATGATATCGGTAAGAACCTTGTGGAGATCATTCTCTCCAACAATGGTTACCAGATCGTTAATCTGGGTATAAAAGTACCACCTGAAAATATCATTGAAGCTTTCCGCCGGGAGAAGGCCGATGCGATCGGCCTATCCGGCCTGCTCGTCAAGTCGGCGCAGCAGATGGTCCTGACTGCCCAGGATTTGCGCTCAGCAGGTATTGATGTGCCGATCATGGTAGGCGGTGCCGCGTTGACCCGTAAATTCACTAAAAATCGTATCCGGCCTGAATATGACGGCCTGGTACTGTACGCTAAAGATGCGATGGATGGTCTGGATATCGCTAACCGGCTGATGAATCCGCTGGAGCGGGCCAAGATTGAAGAAGAGGTCCGCCTTGAAGCGGAGGCGGCGGTTGCGGTGGCACCGCAGCAGGAGCTTCCGGTGCTGACCCGGGCCGTCCGGTCCAAGATTTCAGCAGATGCACCTGTATTCATTCCGCCGGACGTAGAGCGCCATGTGCTGCGCGGCTATCCGCTAGGTCATATCATTCCATATGTGAATATGCAGATGCTGCTGGGCCATCACCTGGGATTACGCGGTTCGGTGGAAGCACAGCTTGCCGCCGGGGATGCCCGCACCGTTGAATTGAAGGAGACAGTGGATGACATCCTGCATCACGCGATGCTGGAGGGCACCATTAAGCCTCATGCCATGTATCAATTTTTCCCGGCACAGTCCCAGGGTAACGATATACTGATCTATAACCCGCAGAACACTGCAGAGGTTCTGCATACCTTTACTTTCCCGCGGCAGAATGTCGAGCCGTTTCTCTGTCTTGCCGACTTCCTGAAGCCAGTGGAGAGCGGAATTATGGATTATGTCGGGTTCCTGGTCGTTACCGCCGGTCACGGTGTCCGTGAATTGTCGACTGAACTGAAAGAGAAGGGGGATTACCTCCGTTCCCATGCTTTGCAGGCAGTG
- a CDS encoding FixH family protein, translating into MMKPKKLIALFTIAAMSMIVSCSGNNGESSHMHDGSEHSMEPIHVELSWNPGDVSVNQKVVFEAVVTQGSEAVDDAKAVLFEIVNKNNEEDKQELEGKLSGNGTYKAESILMKEGNYDVTSHVTARTQHSMPTKELTVQP; encoded by the coding sequence ATGATGAAACCCAAGAAGCTGATTGCTCTTTTTACGATTGCGGCGATGTCAATGATTGTAAGCTGTTCAGGTAATAATGGAGAATCAAGCCATATGCATGACGGATCAGAGCACTCTATGGAACCGATTCACGTCGAGCTGAGCTGGAATCCGGGGGACGTGTCGGTAAATCAAAAGGTAGTTTTTGAGGCTGTGGTTACCCAGGGCAGTGAAGCTGTGGATGATGCGAAGGCGGTGCTTTTTGAGATTGTGAATAAAAATAATGAAGAAGACAAGCAGGAGCTTGAAGGCAAGCTCTCCGGCAACGGTACATATAAAGCTGAGTCGATCCTGATGAAGGAAGGCAACTATGATGTGACTTCGCATGTAACAGCTAGAACACAGCACTCTATGCCGACTAAAGAACTTACAGTGCAGCCATAA